The Candidatus Mycolicibacterium alkanivorans genome contains a region encoding:
- a CDS encoding metallophosphoesterase has translation MAVPSAVKSSALVAAGSAALAVGYATVIERNAFVVREVTMPVLTPGSTPMRVLHLSDIHMRPAQRHKQAWLRELARWEPDLVVNTGDNLSHPKAVPAVVQSIGDLMSFPGVFVFGSNDYFAPKLKNPVKYLTDPGHRVYGKPLPWQDLRAAFTERGWLDLTHTRREFEVAGLTITAAGVDDGHLDRDRYDTIAGPPNPTANLSLGVTHAPYTRVLDRFASDGYQLVMAGHTHGGQVCLPFYGALATNCDLDRKRAKGASRWGADTALHVSAGVGTSPFAPFRFCCRPEATLLTLVAAPTGRRDESRGVVRSSPTASMR, from the coding sequence ATGGCTGTGCCCTCAGCAGTGAAGTCCTCCGCCCTCGTGGCTGCAGGTTCGGCCGCGCTCGCGGTCGGCTACGCCACCGTGATCGAGCGCAACGCCTTCGTGGTGCGCGAGGTGACCATGCCGGTGCTCACGCCCGGCTCCACCCCGATGCGGGTGCTGCATCTCAGCGACATCCATATGCGGCCCGCCCAGCGGCACAAGCAGGCCTGGCTGCGGGAGTTGGCGCGCTGGGAGCCCGATCTGGTGGTCAACACCGGGGACAACCTGTCGCACCCCAAAGCGGTGCCCGCCGTCGTGCAGTCCATCGGTGACCTGATGTCGTTCCCGGGTGTGTTCGTGTTCGGCAGCAACGACTACTTCGCGCCGAAGCTGAAGAACCCGGTCAAGTACCTGACCGATCCCGGGCATCGGGTCTATGGCAAGCCGCTGCCCTGGCAGGACCTGCGGGCGGCGTTCACCGAGCGGGGCTGGCTGGACCTGACCCACACCCGCCGCGAGTTCGAGGTGGCAGGTCTGACCATCACCGCCGCCGGTGTCGACGACGGCCATCTGGACCGAGACCGCTACGACACCATCGCCGGACCGCCCAACCCCACGGCCAACCTGAGTCTCGGTGTCACGCACGCGCCCTACACCCGGGTGCTGGACCGCTTCGCCTCCGACGGCTATCAGCTGGTGATGGCCGGTCACACCCACGGCGGCCAGGTGTGCCTGCCGTTCTACGGGGCACTGGCCACCAACTGCGACTTGGACCGCAAGCGGGCCAAGGGCGCGTCGCGGTGGGGCGCCGACACCGCTTTGCACGTCTCGGCGGGTGTCGGCACGTCCCCGTTCGCCCCGTTCCGGTTCTGCTGCCGGCCGGAAGCCACCTTGCTGACGCTGGTGGCGGCGCCGACCGGCCGCCGCGACGAGAGCCGAGGTGTGGTGCGGTCCAGCCCGACCGCATCGATGCGCTGA
- a CDS encoding ArsA family ATPase, which translates to MSGAPAALDMKSILADKSNRVVVCCGAGGVGKTTIAAAMAVRSAEYGRTVVVLTIDPAKRLAQALGIRELGNEPQRVPLAPEVSGELHAMMLDMRRTFDDMVIEHSGPERAQAILDNQFYQTVATSLAGTQEYMAMEKLGQLLGQDRWDLVVVDTPPSRNALDFLDAPKRLGSFMDGRLWRLLLAPGRGIGRIVTGVVGLAMKAMSTILGSQMLSDASGFVQSLDSTFGGFREKADRTYELLKRRGTQFVVVSTAEPDALREASFFVDRLSEENMPLAGLILNRTHPTLCPLSAERAIDGAEELKAGSNGDRLAAAVLQIHADRAQTAKREIRLLSRFTGANPHVPWVGVPSLPFDVSDLDALQAIADQITGERS; encoded by the coding sequence ATGAGCGGCGCACCTGCGGCCCTCGACATGAAGTCGATCCTGGCCGATAAGTCCAATCGCGTCGTGGTCTGCTGCGGCGCCGGCGGAGTGGGCAAGACCACCATTGCGGCGGCGATGGCGGTGCGTTCGGCCGAGTACGGCCGCACCGTGGTGGTGTTGACCATCGACCCGGCCAAGCGGCTGGCGCAGGCGCTGGGCATTCGCGAGTTGGGCAACGAGCCGCAGCGGGTGCCGCTGGCACCGGAGGTCTCCGGCGAACTGCACGCGATGATGCTCGACATGCGGCGCACGTTCGACGACATGGTCATCGAACACTCGGGACCTGAACGCGCGCAAGCGATTCTGGACAACCAGTTCTACCAGACGGTCGCCACTTCGCTGGCCGGCACGCAAGAATACATGGCCATGGAGAAGCTTGGACAGCTGCTCGGGCAGGACCGCTGGGACCTGGTTGTGGTCGACACTCCGCCGTCGCGCAACGCGCTGGACTTCCTGGATGCGCCCAAGCGGCTGGGCAGTTTCATGGACGGGCGGCTGTGGCGGCTGCTGCTGGCGCCGGGGCGCGGGATCGGCCGGATCGTCACCGGTGTGGTGGGCCTGGCGATGAAGGCGATGTCGACGATCCTGGGTTCGCAGATGCTCTCCGACGCCTCGGGTTTCGTCCAGTCGCTGGACTCGACGTTCGGCGGCTTCCGGGAAAAGGCCGACCGCACGTACGAACTGCTCAAGCGGCGCGGCACCCAATTCGTGGTGGTTTCGACAGCCGAACCGGATGCGCTGCGGGAGGCGTCGTTCTTCGTCGACCGGCTCTCCGAGGAGAACATGCCGCTGGCGGGCCTGATCCTCAACCGCACGCATCCGACCCTGTGCCCGCTGAGCGCGGAACGCGCCATCGACGGCGCCGAGGAATTGAAGGCCGGATCCAACGGCGACCGGCTGGCCGCGGCAGTGTTACAGATCCACGCCGACCGGGCGCAGACCGCCAAGCGGGAGATCCGGTTGTTGTCGCGGTTCACCGGCGCCAATCCGCACGTGCCGTGGGTGGGCGTGCCGTCGTTGCCGTTCGACGTTTCCGACCTCGACGCGCTGCAGGCGATCGCCGATCAGATCACCGGCGAGAGGTCCTAG
- a CDS encoding glycerophosphoryl diester phosphodiesterase membrane domain-containing protein, producing the protein MAVKPGIIPLRPLSLSDIFNAAVGYIRANPKATLGLTTVVVLITQILSLLLQVGPLAFTGQVGAAGGEEMSTPMLLGSLASAMASALATALAAILLSGMLTVVVGRAVFGSTITIGEAWQRVRGRLPALLGLSALEVVAALLLVGVVVAVIIGVAVAANTTAAVIFGIPLVLALIAALAYLFTALAFAPVAIVLERKPVMAAVSRSFALVRNHFWRVLGIRLLAAVVAVVVAGAVAVPFSIAGQVLAFGASTAGPFILATAITSVGSAIGQIVTAPFTAGVVVLLYTDIRIRAEAFDLVLQTGAVGTPAGASTDNLWLTAPR; encoded by the coding sequence ATGGCTGTCAAGCCCGGCATCATCCCGCTGCGGCCGCTGTCGCTCAGCGACATCTTCAACGCGGCCGTCGGTTATATCCGCGCCAATCCGAAGGCCACGCTCGGCCTGACGACCGTGGTGGTGCTGATCACCCAGATCCTGAGCCTTCTGCTCCAAGTCGGTCCGCTGGCGTTCACCGGCCAGGTCGGCGCCGCCGGCGGTGAGGAGATGAGTACTCCGATGTTGCTGGGGTCCCTCGCCTCCGCCATGGCCAGCGCGTTGGCGACTGCGCTGGCGGCCATCCTGCTCTCCGGCATGCTCACCGTCGTGGTGGGCCGGGCGGTATTCGGCTCCACGATCACCATCGGTGAAGCCTGGCAGCGGGTCCGCGGCCGGCTGCCGGCACTGCTCGGGCTCAGCGCCCTGGAGGTCGTCGCGGCACTGCTCCTGGTCGGGGTGGTCGTGGCGGTCATCATCGGAGTGGCCGTCGCCGCCAACACCACCGCCGCGGTGATCTTCGGTATCCCGCTGGTGCTGGCGCTGATCGCGGCGCTCGCCTACCTGTTCACCGCACTGGCCTTCGCGCCCGTGGCCATCGTGTTGGAACGCAAACCGGTGATGGCGGCCGTCAGTCGGTCATTCGCCTTGGTGCGCAACCACTTCTGGCGGGTGCTCGGCATCCGGCTGCTGGCTGCGGTGGTCGCCGTCGTCGTGGCCGGCGCTGTTGCCGTACCGTTCAGCATCGCCGGTCAGGTCCTGGCCTTCGGCGCCAGCACAGCCGGACCGTTCATCCTGGCGACGGCCATCACATCCGTCGGCAGCGCGATCGGCCAGATCGTCACCGCCCCGTTCACCGCCGGCGTGGTCGTGCTGCTCTATACCGACATCCGCATCCGCGCCGAAGCCTTCGACCTCGTCCTGCAGACGGGTGCCGTCGGGACCCCGGCGGGTGCCTCGACGGACAACCTGTGGCTCACCGCTCCGCGATGA
- a CDS encoding RidA family protein — protein sequence MSASARLAELGLTLPTVVKPLGAYVPAVRTGNLVFTAGQLPLEAGALSQAGKVGTDVTLEAAKAAARVCALNALAAVDSLVGIDTVTRVVKLVGFVASAPGFNGQPGVVNGASELLGEVFGEAGAHARAAVGVSELPLDAPVEVELIVEVA from the coding sequence ATGAGCGCGTCGGCGCGGCTTGCCGAGCTGGGTCTGACCCTGCCGACCGTGGTCAAGCCGCTGGGGGCCTACGTTCCTGCCGTGCGTACCGGAAACCTGGTCTTCACCGCCGGTCAGCTGCCGCTGGAAGCCGGCGCCCTGAGCCAGGCCGGCAAGGTGGGCACCGACGTCACCCTGGAGGCCGCCAAGGCCGCCGCCCGCGTGTGCGCGCTCAACGCGCTGGCCGCTGTCGATTCCCTGGTCGGCATCGACACCGTCACCCGCGTGGTGAAATTAGTCGGATTCGTCGCCTCCGCCCCCGGATTCAACGGACAGCCCGGCGTCGTCAACGGGGCATCGGAGCTGCTCGGCGAGGTGTTCGGTGAGGCGGGCGCCCACGCCCGCGCGGCCGTCGGCGTCTCCGAACTGCCGCTCGACGCGCCCGTGGAGGTCGAGCTCATCGTCGAGGTCGCGTGA
- a CDS encoding DUF4129 domain-containing protein, whose translation MPAIDIDREAAHEAAQRELAKPIYPRPSLSDRLSEWLDEFLYRLIMKGSSIPGGWFTIAVLALLVVVAFVVAVRIARRTMRTNRGDGHGLLGIHELSAAEHRATAEGQAAQGHWGEAIRHRLRAVARGLEETGLLNPVPGRTANELARDAGELLPGFSADLRRAATVFSDVTYGEQPGTQSDYRMVADLDDALRRHSAPSSATAADPVVADTWASLR comes from the coding sequence GTGCCCGCCATCGACATCGACCGCGAAGCCGCTCACGAGGCGGCCCAGCGCGAGCTGGCCAAGCCGATCTACCCGCGGCCGTCGCTGTCCGACCGGCTCAGCGAGTGGCTCGACGAGTTCCTCTACCGGCTGATCATGAAGGGTTCTTCGATCCCCGGCGGCTGGTTCACCATCGCCGTGCTGGCGCTGCTCGTGGTGGTGGCTTTCGTTGTTGCGGTGCGCATCGCCCGGCGGACCATGCGCACCAACCGCGGCGATGGTCACGGCCTGCTCGGCATCCACGAGCTCAGCGCTGCCGAGCACCGTGCCACCGCTGAAGGCCAAGCCGCCCAGGGCCACTGGGGCGAAGCGATCAGGCACCGGCTCAGAGCGGTGGCCCGCGGCCTCGAGGAGACCGGGCTGCTGAACCCGGTTCCGGGGCGGACGGCCAACGAACTGGCCCGCGATGCCGGCGAGCTGCTACCCGGCTTCAGCGCCGACCTGCGCCGCGCGGCAACGGTGTTCAGCGACGTCACCTATGGGGAACAGCCGGGCACCCAGTCCGACTATCGCATGGTCGCCGACCTGGACGACGCACTGCGTCGCCACTCCGCCCCGTCGAGTGCCACCGCGGCTGATCCGGTGGTCGCCGACACCTGGGCGTCGCTGCGGTGA
- a CDS encoding DUF4177 domain-containing protein — MSQPTMWEYATVPLLTHATKQILDQWGADGWELVAVLPGPTGEQHVAYLKRPK, encoded by the coding sequence ATGAGCCAACCGACCATGTGGGAATACGCCACGGTGCCATTGCTGACCCACGCGACCAAGCAGATCCTCGACCAGTGGGGTGCCGACGGGTGGGAACTCGTCGCTGTGCTGCCCGGGCCGACCGGCGAACAGCACGTGGCCTACCTGAAGCGGCCGAAATGA
- a CDS encoding GatB/YqeY domain-containing protein has translation MAELKDRLRSDLTDAMKSQDKLRTATLRMLLAAIQTEEVSGKQARELADEDVLKVLARESRKRSEAAEIYTQNGRGELAAEEHAEARVIDEYLPTPLTEAEVADVVDTAIAQVAEEIGERPSVKQMGMVMKAATAIAAGKADGSRLSAAVKDRL, from the coding sequence ATGGCGGAGCTCAAAGACCGGCTGAGATCGGACCTCACCGACGCGATGAAGAGTCAGGACAAGTTGCGAACCGCGACGTTGCGGATGCTGCTTGCGGCGATCCAGACCGAGGAGGTGTCCGGAAAGCAGGCGCGCGAACTCGCCGACGAAGACGTGCTCAAAGTGCTGGCCCGCGAGTCACGCAAACGCAGCGAGGCCGCTGAGATTTACACCCAGAACGGTCGCGGTGAGTTGGCCGCCGAAGAGCACGCCGAGGCGCGGGTCATCGACGAGTACCTGCCCACACCGTTGACCGAGGCAGAGGTGGCCGACGTGGTCGACACCGCCATCGCTCAGGTCGCCGAAGAGATCGGGGAGCGGCCGTCGGTGAAGCAGATGGGCATGGTCATGAAGGCGGCCACCGCGATCGCCGCGGGCAAGGCCGACGGCTCCAGGCTGTCGGCGGCCGTCAAGGACCGACTCTAG
- a CDS encoding ArsA-related P-loop ATPase, with product MATTDSGGSAVGWPSSLNKARLHFVTGKGGTGKTTVAAALALTLAAGGRKVLLVEVEGRQGIAQLFDVPPLPYEELKIATADGGGHVNALAMDIEAAFLDYLDMFYNLGIAGRAMRRIGAIEFATTIAPGLRDVLLTGKIKESVVRLDRNKKPVYDAIVVDSPPTGRIARFLDVTKAVSDLAKGGPVHSQAEGVVKLLHSEQTAIHLVTLLEALPIQETIEAIEELEELDLPIGSVIVNRNIPPFLPPADLAKAAEGDIDADAVRAGLSKVGIALEDADFAGLLTETIEHATRIKARAESAEQLERLHVPRLELPTIADGVDLGSLYELAETLAQQGVR from the coding sequence ATGGCCACCACTGATAGCGGCGGCAGCGCCGTCGGCTGGCCCTCCAGCCTGAACAAGGCGCGCCTGCACTTCGTCACAGGCAAGGGCGGCACCGGTAAGACCACCGTCGCCGCCGCGCTGGCGCTGACGCTGGCCGCCGGCGGACGCAAGGTCCTGCTCGTGGAAGTCGAAGGGCGCCAAGGCATCGCGCAGTTGTTCGACGTGCCGCCCCTGCCCTACGAGGAGCTGAAGATCGCCACCGCGGACGGCGGAGGGCACGTCAACGCGCTGGCCATGGACATCGAGGCCGCCTTCCTGGATTACCTCGACATGTTCTACAACCTGGGCATCGCCGGGCGGGCGATGCGCCGGATCGGGGCCATCGAGTTCGCCACCACGATCGCTCCCGGCCTTCGTGACGTGCTGCTCACCGGCAAGATCAAGGAGTCGGTGGTGCGGTTGGACCGCAACAAGAAGCCGGTTTACGACGCGATCGTGGTCGACTCGCCGCCGACCGGGCGGATCGCGCGCTTCCTCGATGTCACCAAGGCGGTGTCGGACCTGGCCAAGGGCGGACCGGTGCACTCCCAGGCCGAGGGTGTGGTGAAGCTGCTGCACTCCGAGCAGACCGCAATTCACCTCGTGACGCTGCTCGAGGCGCTGCCCATCCAGGAGACCATCGAGGCCATCGAGGAGCTCGAGGAGCTGGACCTGCCGATCGGCAGCGTGATCGTCAACCGCAACATCCCGCCGTTTCTGCCTCCCGCGGACCTGGCCAAGGCGGCCGAGGGTGACATCGACGCCGACGCCGTGCGCGCCGGGCTCTCCAAAGTGGGAATTGCGTTGGAGGACGCGGACTTCGCCGGTCTACTGACCGAAACCATCGAGCACGCGACCCGGATAAAGGCCCGCGCCGAGAGCGCCGAACAACTCGAGCGGTTGCACGTGCCGCGGTTGGAGCTGCCGACGATCGCCGACGGCGTCGACCTGGGAAGCCTGTACGAACTCGCGGAAACACTTGCGCAGCAAGGCGTCCGATGA
- a CDS encoding DUF4350 domain-containing protein — translation MSATNGARRRTGHWIALGLIVITALAAVTAFLTAPRPGGRMDPESTSADGAHAIVSLLRDRGVEVVVARTVADVERAARPDTLLLAAETYNTRGDDLFQRLAAVPGDRLLLEPTARARAALAPGVRTGGAELLSLEPKCALREANRAGSVQLGSTDTYEKVGDVDLTRCYGGVLVRYQAGGRTITVVGSADFITNGSLLKAGNAALAMNLAGDRSRLIWYAPQEAEGQGTAGSTIGDLIPDAVTWLVFQLGVVVVLLALWQGRRLGPLVAEKLPVVVRASETVEGRARLYRSRRARGQAADALRTATLQRLSPRLGLGANASPAAVVSAIAARYSGGQNTVHHLLFGPPPSTDADLLHLANALDDIERQVTTS, via the coding sequence GTGAGCGCGACCAATGGAGCACGGCGGCGCACCGGACACTGGATCGCTCTGGGCCTCATCGTGATCACCGCCCTGGCGGCGGTGACCGCCTTTCTCACCGCACCCAGGCCGGGCGGACGGATGGATCCAGAATCGACCTCGGCCGACGGCGCGCACGCCATCGTCAGCCTGCTGCGGGACCGCGGTGTGGAGGTTGTGGTCGCCCGGACCGTCGCCGACGTGGAACGCGCCGCCCGCCCGGACACGCTGCTTCTGGCCGCCGAGACCTACAACACCCGGGGCGATGACCTGTTTCAGCGGCTGGCCGCTGTCCCCGGGGATCGGCTGCTGCTGGAACCGACCGCTCGAGCACGCGCAGCCCTGGCGCCGGGCGTTCGCACCGGCGGCGCCGAGCTGCTGAGTCTGGAGCCGAAATGCGCTCTGCGCGAGGCGAATCGGGCCGGGTCCGTGCAGCTGGGATCCACCGACACCTACGAGAAGGTCGGTGACGTCGACCTGACCCGGTGCTACGGCGGTGTGCTGGTTCGCTACCAGGCCGGCGGCCGGACGATCACAGTGGTCGGCAGCGCCGATTTCATCACCAATGGCAGCCTTCTCAAAGCAGGCAACGCCGCGCTGGCCATGAACCTCGCCGGTGACCGATCCCGTCTCATCTGGTACGCACCGCAGGAAGCCGAAGGGCAAGGCACCGCCGGATCGACGATCGGCGACCTCATCCCCGACGCGGTGACCTGGCTCGTGTTCCAGCTCGGTGTGGTGGTCGTGCTGCTCGCGCTGTGGCAGGGCCGCAGACTGGGACCGCTGGTCGCCGAGAAGCTTCCGGTGGTGGTCCGGGCGTCGGAGACCGTCGAGGGCCGCGCCCGCCTCTACCGGTCACGACGGGCCCGCGGACAGGCCGCCGACGCACTGCGCACCGCCACCCTGCAGCGGCTATCCCCTCGACTGGGATTGGGCGCCAACGCATCTCCGGCAGCGGTGGTATCGGCGATCGCGGCACGCTACAGCGGCGGCCAGAACACGGTGCACCACCTCCTTTTCGGCCCGCCCCCGTCCACCGATGCTGATCTCCTCCATCTGGCCAACGCACTCGACGACATCGAAAGGCAGGTCACGACGTCGTGA
- a CDS encoding MBL fold metallo-hydrolase: protein MSEHPAYGTLRPVTGTASVLLCNNPGIMTLDGTNTWVLRGPDSDEIVVVDPGPDDDEHITRLAELGTISLVLISHKHGDHTDGIDKIVDASGATVRGVGSGFLRGLGGPLTDGEVIDAAGVRITVMATPGHTADSLSFVLDDAVLTADTVLGRGTTVIDDEDGSLTQYLDSLRRLHGLGRRKVLPGHGPDLDDLEAVSAMYLAHREERLEQVRQALRVLGEDATARQVVEHVYTDVDEKLWDAAEKSVHAQLDYLRS from the coding sequence GTGAGCGAGCATCCCGCGTACGGGACCTTGCGGCCGGTCACCGGTACCGCTTCGGTGCTGCTGTGCAACAACCCGGGCATCATGACGCTCGACGGCACCAACACCTGGGTGCTGCGCGGGCCGGACAGCGACGAGATCGTCGTCGTAGACCCCGGACCCGACGACGACGAGCACATCACCCGGCTCGCCGAGCTCGGCACCATCTCGCTGGTGCTGATCAGCCATAAGCACGGCGACCACACCGACGGCATCGACAAGATCGTCGACGCGTCGGGGGCCACGGTGCGTGGGGTCGGCAGCGGCTTCCTGCGTGGGTTGGGCGGGCCGCTGACCGACGGCGAGGTCATCGACGCCGCCGGGGTGCGCATCACGGTGATGGCCACCCCTGGCCATACCGCCGACTCGCTGTCGTTCGTTCTGGACGACGCGGTGCTGACCGCCGACACGGTGCTGGGCCGCGGCACCACGGTGATCGACGACGAGGACGGCAGCCTGACTCAGTACCTCGACTCGCTGCGCCGGCTTCATGGCCTGGGCCGCCGCAAGGTGCTGCCCGGCCACGGCCCGGACCTCGACGACCTCGAGGCCGTCAGCGCGATGTACCTCGCGCACCGCGAGGAGCGGCTCGAGCAGGTTCGGCAGGCGCTGCGGGTGCTCGGCGAGGACGCCACCGCACGCCAGGTGGTCGAGCACGTCTACACCGACGTCGACGAGAAGCTGTGGGATGCCGCGGAGAAGTCCGTGCACGCCCAGCTGGACTACCTACGTTCGTGA
- the ponA2 gene encoding transglycosylase/D,D-transpeptidase PonA2: MSERPPAGATIIKLAWCCLLASVILAALLFPVVGGLGLVSNRASDVVANGSTQLVEGEVPAVTTMVDAKGNTIAWLYSQRRFEVPSDKIADTMKLAIVSIEDKRFTEHNGVDWQGTLTGLSGYLSGNLDTRGGSTLEQQYVKNYQLLVIAQTDAEKRAAIETTPARKLREIRMALTLDKTFTKPEILTRYLNLVSFGNGAFGIQDAAQTYFGVDASALNWQQAALLAGLVQSTSALNPYTNPDGALARRNLVLDTMIENLPDKADELRAAKEQPLGILPQPNELPRGCIAAGDRAFFCDYVQEYLARAGISKDQLAKGGYLIKTTLDPDVQNSAKQAVDSLAPPDIQGIASVMSVVLPGKTAHPVVAMVSNRTYGLDTAAGETMQPQPFSLAGDGAGSIFKIFTTAAAMDMGLGINANLDAPVRFEAKGLGSGGAKGCPKDTWCVQNAGNYRGSMSVTDALATSPNTAFAKLISQVGVQRTVDMAVKLGLRSYAEPGTARPYDPESNESLADFVKRQNLGSFTLGPIEVNALELSNVAATLASGGVWCPPNPVDKLYDRHGNEVAGTTETCDQVVPEGLANTLSNALSRDDTSGTAAGSAGSVGWNLPMSGKTGTTEAHRSSGFVGFTNHYAAANYIYDDSPNPSDLCSWPLRQCGDGNLYGGNEPAKTWFTAMKPIAESFGDVTLPPTDPRYVDGAPGSKVPSVSGLSQDTARDRLKEAGFQVAEQATPVNSAASSGTVVGTSPAGQTVPGSIVTIQISNGIPPAPPPPPPGAPPIPGLDGQPPQLGSTVVEIPGLPPITVPLLAPPPPP, encoded by the coding sequence ATGTCGGAACGCCCCCCGGCCGGCGCCACAATCATCAAGCTGGCCTGGTGCTGCCTATTGGCCAGCGTGATACTCGCGGCGCTCCTGTTTCCGGTGGTTGGCGGTCTGGGCCTGGTGTCCAACCGTGCGTCCGATGTCGTGGCCAACGGTTCGACGCAGCTCGTGGAGGGTGAGGTACCCGCGGTGACCACGATGGTAGACGCCAAGGGCAACACCATCGCCTGGCTGTATTCGCAGCGCCGATTCGAGGTGCCCAGCGACAAAATCGCAGACACGATGAAATTGGCAATCGTCTCCATCGAGGACAAGCGATTTACCGAGCACAACGGCGTGGACTGGCAGGGCACACTGACCGGCCTCTCCGGCTATCTGTCCGGAAATCTCGACACCCGCGGCGGCTCTACCCTCGAACAGCAGTACGTGAAGAACTACCAGTTGCTGGTGATCGCGCAGACCGACGCCGAGAAGCGGGCCGCCATCGAGACGACGCCCGCGCGCAAGCTGCGCGAGATCCGGATGGCACTGACACTGGACAAGACCTTCACCAAGCCGGAGATCCTGACCCGCTACCTCAATCTGGTGTCGTTCGGCAATGGGGCATTCGGTATTCAGGACGCCGCCCAGACCTACTTCGGCGTCGACGCCTCCGCGCTGAACTGGCAGCAGGCCGCGCTGCTCGCAGGCTTGGTGCAGTCCACCAGCGCATTGAACCCTTACACCAATCCCGACGGCGCGCTGGCCCGCCGCAACCTGGTGCTCGACACCATGATCGAGAACCTGCCCGACAAGGCCGACGAACTGCGGGCGGCCAAGGAGCAGCCGCTCGGCATCCTGCCGCAGCCCAACGAACTGCCCCGCGGCTGCATCGCGGCCGGCGACCGCGCGTTCTTCTGCGACTACGTCCAGGAGTACCTGGCCCGCGCCGGTATCAGTAAGGACCAACTCGCCAAGGGCGGCTATCTGATCAAGACCACCCTGGACCCCGACGTCCAGAACTCGGCCAAGCAGGCCGTCGACTCCCTGGCGCCACCCGACATCCAGGGCATCGCCAGCGTCATGAGCGTCGTGCTGCCCGGCAAGACCGCCCACCCGGTGGTCGCGATGGTGAGCAACCGGACCTACGGCTTGGACACCGCGGCCGGCGAGACCATGCAGCCGCAGCCGTTCTCCCTGGCGGGAGACGGAGCCGGGTCGATCTTCAAGATTTTCACCACCGCGGCCGCCATGGACATGGGTTTGGGGATCAATGCCAATCTGGACGCGCCGGTGCGCTTCGAGGCCAAGGGGCTGGGCAGCGGCGGCGCGAAGGGCTGCCCGAAGGACACCTGGTGCGTACAGAACGCTGGCAACTACCGCGGCTCGATGAGCGTCACCGACGCGCTGGCCACCTCGCCGAACACGGCGTTCGCCAAGTTGATCTCCCAGGTCGGGGTGCAGCGCACCGTCGACATGGCGGTCAAGCTCGGCCTGCGGTCCTACGCCGAGCCCGGGACCGCCCGCCCTTACGACCCGGAGAGCAACGAAAGCCTCGCCGACTTCGTCAAGCGCCAGAACCTGGGCTCGTTCACGCTCGGCCCGATCGAGGTCAACGCACTGGAGTTGTCGAACGTCGCGGCCACGCTGGCCTCCGGCGGCGTCTGGTGCCCGCCCAACCCGGTCGACAAGCTCTACGACCGCCACGGCAATGAGGTGGCGGGGACCACCGAAACCTGCGACCAGGTGGTGCCAGAGGGGCTGGCGAACACGCTGTCGAACGCCCTGAGCAGGGACGACACCAGTGGCACCGCCGCCGGCTCCGCCGGTTCGGTGGGCTGGAACCTGCCGATGTCGGGCAAGACGGGTACCACCGAGGCCCACCGGTCCTCGGGTTTCGTCGGCTTCACCAACCACTACGCGGCGGCGAACTACATCTATGACGATTCGCCCAACCCGTCGGACCTGTGTTCGTGGCCGCTGCGACAGTGCGGTGACGGCAACCTCTATGGCGGCAACGAGCCGGCCAAGACGTGGTTCACCGCGATGAAGCCGATTGCCGAGAGCTTCGGCGACGTGACACTGCCGCCGACCGATCCGCGCTACGTCGACGGCGCCCCCGGTTCGAAAGTGCCCAGCGTCTCCGGTCTGAGTCAGGACACCGCCCGTGACCGACTCAAGGAGGCCGGTTTCCAGGTGGCCGAACAGGCGACGCCGGTGAACAGCGCGGCGTCCTCCGGCACCGTCGTGGGGACCTCGCCGGCCGGCCAGACGGTGCCCGGCTCGATCGTGACCATCCAGATCAGCAATGGCATCCCGCCAGCACCTCCCCCTCCGCCGCCGGGTGCTCCACCGATCCCGGGTCTGGACGGCCAGCCACCGCAGCTGGGCTCGACCGTCGTGGAGATTCCCGGCCTGCCGCCGATCACGGTTCCGCTGCTGGCGCCACCGCCACCGCCGTGA
- a CDS encoding WhiB family transcriptional regulator: MSATRPAARRTIAASVHGSVHGVDGEARIAWVSRALCRSTDPDELFVRGAAQRKAAVICRHCPVMAECGADALDNRVEFGVWGGMTERQRRALLKQHPEVVSWAEFFAAQRKHRSVS, from the coding sequence GTGTCAGCTACTCGGCCCGCTGCTCGCAGGACAATCGCAGCGTCGGTACACGGTTCAGTTCACGGGGTGGACGGGGAGGCTCGCATCGCGTGGGTATCTCGGGCACTGTGCCGCTCCACCGATCCTGATGAGCTTTTCGTTCGTGGCGCCGCCCAGCGCAAGGCCGCCGTCATCTGCCGGCACTGCCCGGTGATGGCCGAGTGTGGGGCCGATGCGCTGGACAATCGTGTCGAGTTCGGTGTCTGGGGCGGCATGACCGAGCGTCAGCGCCGCGCCCTGCTCAAGCAGCATCCCGAGGTGGTGTCCTGGGCCGAGTTCTTCGCCGCCCAGCGCAAGCACCGCAGCGTCAGCTAA